The Thermoflavifilum sp. genome contains a region encoding:
- a CDS encoding RagB/SusD family nutrient uptake outer membrane protein — protein sequence MKRSMQYLLLTLFTLGLLGLDSCTKDLNRLPYIQVTSATVFSNPQSIKEALAKLYAGLTLSGQDGTNLPDIQASDVGSNTFFRNFWEAEELPTDEAVISWNDADLQQYHLMNWTANMSFLKLMYNRVFFEVAACNEFLREMEKLDLSKFSPQDTTNFATYKAEARFLRAFAYWVALDFFGNTPFATENDPVGKFLPPQISRTDLFNYVEKELLDVQNLLPDPGQNEYGRADKGAAWFLLARLYLNAQVYTGQARWTDCITYCNKIIQSGAYHLASNYAQLFELDNRQTGEIIFPLRANGLTSQSYGNTTFLIHAAVGGNMRASDFGINQGWAGLRTTKTLVNLFPNGDSSLDKRAMFYTNGQTLDIADIKDFSNGYTITKFKNVDSHGNPGSDPTGTFADLDFPLFRLADVYLMYAEAVVRGGSGGDINTAVNYINQLRERAYRNTSGDITSSDLTLNFIMDERARELYWEAIRRTDLVRFGKFTSASYLWPWKGGVMNGQGVDDHYNLYPISADDIIANPHLKQNPGY from the coding sequence ATGAAACGCTCCATGCAATATTTGCTGCTGACGCTGTTCACCCTGGGCCTGTTGGGACTGGATTCCTGTACCAAAGACCTGAATCGGCTGCCTTATATTCAGGTAACATCGGCTACTGTGTTCAGCAATCCGCAGAGCATCAAAGAAGCGCTGGCAAAGCTCTACGCCGGCCTTACGCTGAGCGGACAGGATGGTACAAACCTGCCCGATATTCAGGCATCAGACGTGGGCTCCAATACTTTTTTCCGCAACTTCTGGGAGGCCGAAGAATTGCCCACCGACGAAGCCGTGATTTCGTGGAATGATGCCGACCTGCAACAGTATCACCTGATGAACTGGACGGCTAACATGAGTTTTTTAAAGCTCATGTACAACCGGGTGTTTTTCGAAGTGGCCGCCTGTAATGAATTTCTCCGTGAAATGGAGAAACTCGACCTGTCGAAATTCTCCCCACAGGATACGACCAATTTTGCCACTTACAAAGCAGAAGCACGCTTCCTGCGGGCATTTGCATACTGGGTGGCACTCGACTTTTTTGGCAATACACCATTTGCAACCGAAAATGATCCGGTGGGCAAATTCCTGCCGCCACAGATCAGTCGCACCGACCTGTTCAATTACGTGGAAAAAGAACTGCTCGACGTACAGAACCTGCTGCCAGATCCTGGACAGAATGAATATGGCCGGGCCGACAAGGGAGCCGCGTGGTTTTTGCTCGCCCGCCTGTATTTAAATGCTCAGGTCTATACCGGTCAGGCGCGCTGGACGGATTGTATCACTTACTGTAATAAAATCATCCAGTCGGGCGCTTACCACCTGGCCAGCAACTATGCGCAGTTATTTGAACTGGATAATCGTCAGACAGGCGAAATCATCTTTCCCTTGCGGGCTAATGGCCTGACCTCGCAATCGTATGGCAACACCACCTTCCTGATACACGCGGCTGTAGGCGGTAACATGCGTGCCAGTGATTTTGGTATTAACCAGGGTTGGGCAGGATTGCGAACGACCAAAACCCTGGTGAATCTCTTCCCGAATGGCGATAGTTCGTTGGATAAACGAGCCATGTTTTATACCAATGGTCAAACGCTGGATATTGCCGATATCAAGGATTTCAGCAATGGTTATACCATTACGAAATTTAAAAATGTTGATTCGCATGGTAATCCGGGATCAGATCCCACGGGTACGTTTGCGGACCTTGACTTCCCGCTTTTCCGGCTGGCCGATGTGTACCTGATGTATGCTGAAGCCGTTGTGCGGGGTGGCAGCGGAGGTGATATCAATACGGCAGTGAATTACATCAATCAGCTACGCGAAAGAGCTTATCGTAATACCAGTGGCGATATCACATCCAGCGACCTGACACTGAATTTCATTATGGATGAACGTGCGCGTGAGCTGTACTGGGAAGCAATTCGCCGTACCGACCTGGTCCGTTTTGGGAAGTTTACCTCGGCCAGCTATCTCTGGCCCTGGAAAGGCGGCGTGATGAACGGACAGGGTGTAGATGATCATTACAATCTGTATCCCATTTCTGCCGATGATATCATTGCCAACCCGCATCTCAAGCAGAATCCGGGTTATTGA
- the fumC gene encoding class II fumarate hydratase — MEYRIEKDTLGEVKVPADVYWGAQTERSLENFPIARDINRMPVEIIRAFAYLKKAAALTNADLGVLSREKAELIARVCDEILDGKLDDQFPLVVWQTGSGTQTNMNVNEVIANRAHVLQGGKLTDYPKVLHPNDDVNKSQSSNDTFPTAMHIAAYKMLVELTLPGIEKLRNTLAEKSKAFWKIVKIGRTHFMDATPLTLGQEFSGYVSQLDHGIRAIQHTLPHLAELALGGTAVGTGINTPPGYAEKVAQKIATLTGLPFVTAENKFESLAAHDAIVEAHGALKTVAVSLMKIANDIRMLSSGPRCGIGEIHLPENEPGSSIMPGKVNPTQCEAMTMVAAQVMGNDVAINIGGSNGHFELNVFKPMIIYNFLHSAKLIGQACLSFNDHCAVGIEPIHENIQRHLQNSLMLVTALNPKIGYYKAAEIAQKAHREHKTLKQAAVELGYVKPEEFDEWVDPMKMVGNL, encoded by the coding sequence ATGGAATACCGCATTGAAAAAGACACGCTGGGTGAGGTAAAAGTGCCTGCAGATGTATACTGGGGTGCTCAAACCGAACGTTCGCTGGAAAATTTTCCAATTGCACGCGACATCAACCGAATGCCTGTTGAAATCATTCGTGCATTTGCCTATCTGAAAAAAGCGGCTGCACTTACCAATGCCGACCTCGGCGTGTTGAGCCGTGAAAAAGCCGAGCTCATCGCCCGGGTATGCGATGAAATACTGGATGGAAAGCTCGATGATCAATTTCCACTGGTGGTCTGGCAAACCGGTTCGGGCACACAAACCAATATGAATGTGAACGAAGTCATTGCCAACCGGGCACATGTATTACAGGGAGGAAAGCTAACCGATTATCCCAAGGTACTTCATCCCAACGACGATGTAAACAAATCGCAATCATCCAATGATACTTTTCCAACGGCTATGCATATTGCAGCCTATAAAATGCTGGTGGAATTGACCCTGCCAGGCATCGAAAAATTGCGGAATACATTAGCCGAAAAATCAAAAGCATTCTGGAAGATCGTGAAGATTGGACGTACGCATTTCATGGATGCAACACCGCTTACACTTGGACAGGAATTCAGTGGATATGTTTCGCAGCTCGACCATGGCATCCGCGCTATTCAGCATACACTGCCTCATCTGGCCGAGCTTGCACTGGGCGGAACGGCCGTGGGCACGGGCATCAATACGCCTCCGGGTTATGCCGAAAAGGTAGCACAAAAAATTGCAACACTTACCGGCTTGCCTTTTGTAACCGCCGAAAATAAATTTGAATCACTGGCCGCGCACGATGCTATTGTAGAGGCACATGGTGCCCTGAAAACCGTAGCGGTGAGCCTGATGAAAATTGCCAATGATATCCGCATGCTCAGTTCAGGGCCACGTTGCGGCATCGGTGAAATTCATCTTCCGGAAAACGAACCCGGCTCTTCCATCATGCCCGGGAAAGTGAATCCCACCCAGTGCGAGGCCATGACCATGGTAGCCGCACAGGTGATGGGCAATGATGTGGCTATTAACATCGGCGGCAGCAATGGACATTTTGAATTGAATGTGTTTAAACCCATGATCATTTACAATTTTCTCCATTCAGCCAAACTCATCGGACAGGCCTGCCTGTCGTTCAACGACCACTGCGCGGTGGGCATTGAACCCATTCATGAAAATATCCAGCGGCATTTACAAAATTCATTGATGCTGGTAACTGCGTTGAATCCGAAAATTGGTTATTACAAAGCCGCTGAAATCGCACAGAAAGCACATCGTGAACATAAAACCCTGAAGCAGGCCGCTGTGGAACTGGGATATGTGAAACCCGAAGAATTCGATGAGTGGGTTGATCCGATGAAAATGGTGGGCAATTTGTGA
- a CDS encoding SDR family NAD(P)-dependent oxidoreductase, which translates to MHADTTLCYALITGASAGIGKALAQECARRQIPVLLVALPGEGLSRLAEEIQDEYGVSTDYLEIDFLQQDSVMQVWQWCRDKHYAVRMLINNIGLGGRHLFQDLDPEQITRMIRLNIQVTTQLTRLFLEELKAHRPAYILNVGSAAGFLHVPYKAVYSATKAYIYSFSRALRTELKQQGIHVSVLCPGGVTHKQDQVVHQKVNGWIFRSAHSKPEYVARVAIEGLLRGRKMITPGWISTAYYWLSRWIPSSWLDQTMYRLFRE; encoded by the coding sequence ATGCATGCCGATACGACTCTCTGTTATGCTTTAATCACAGGCGCCAGCGCTGGTATAGGAAAAGCATTGGCCCAGGAATGTGCACGAAGGCAGATCCCCGTTTTACTGGTGGCCTTACCGGGTGAGGGATTATCCAGGCTGGCCGAGGAAATCCAGGATGAATATGGCGTCAGTACCGATTATCTGGAGATTGATTTTTTGCAGCAAGATAGTGTGATGCAGGTATGGCAATGGTGCAGGGACAAGCATTATGCCGTGCGCATGCTCATCAATAATATTGGTCTGGGCGGCAGGCATCTTTTTCAGGACCTTGATCCGGAACAAATCACCCGGATGATTCGATTGAATATTCAGGTTACCACACAGCTCACACGTTTGTTTCTTGAAGAATTAAAAGCCCATCGTCCGGCTTATATTTTGAATGTAGGCAGTGCTGCAGGTTTTTTGCATGTACCCTATAAGGCCGTATATTCGGCCACCAAGGCATATATTTATTCGTTCAGCCGGGCATTACGCACGGAGCTGAAGCAGCAGGGCATTCATGTGTCGGTACTTTGCCCGGGAGGCGTTACGCATAAGCAGGATCAGGTGGTGCATCAAAAGGTCAATGGCTGGATATTTCGGTCGGCCCACAGCAAACCCGAATATGTAGCAAGGGTCGCCATAGAAGGTTTGTTGCGTGGCAGGAAAATGATTACGCCGGGCTGGATCTCTACTGCCTATTACTGGCTCAGCCGCTGGATACCATCTTCCTGGCTCGATCAGACCATGTATCGATTGTTTAGGGAATAA
- a CDS encoding SusE domain-containing protein: protein MRNISLSRWLMTGAALLMVLGYTACKKDEIRAVLQLPKTPPALQSSATTLVLDSSQASQTAVTFSWAPVNYGYNADVTYTLQFDIPADSFQDPINIPVGINKTSLAITVADLNTMAIQSLGLPFGQASAVVVRLVSNVNQFNGNPSKVPPVYSDPITLQVTPYQVIINYPSLWVPGDYQGWSPASAPKVASVKANGVYEGYVYFPAGGTFQFKFTSAPDWNHINYGDGGNMTLDATAGTASGNLSPSGAAGNLQVPGTGYYRLIANTNNLTWSATRTAWSVIGDATPGGWSTDTDMTFDPTTQTWSVTVNLVSSGSFKFRANHDWTINFGFDNGQLTYNGSNIPVPSDGKYLITLNLSVAGNYTFSMKKVN from the coding sequence ATGCGTAACATATCGTTGAGCCGATGGCTGATGACCGGCGCCGCCCTGCTGATGGTGCTGGGCTATACAGCCTGTAAAAAAGATGAAATCCGCGCCGTGCTGCAGTTGCCTAAAACACCACCCGCGCTGCAGAGTTCGGCTACCACGCTGGTGCTCGACAGCTCGCAGGCCAGCCAGACGGCTGTAACCTTCAGCTGGGCGCCGGTAAACTATGGCTATAATGCCGACGTGACCTACACACTGCAGTTTGATATACCGGCCGATAGTTTTCAGGACCCCATCAACATCCCGGTTGGTATCAATAAAACCAGTCTGGCTATCACGGTGGCCGATTTGAACACGATGGCCATTCAGAGTCTTGGCCTTCCTTTCGGACAGGCCAGTGCTGTGGTGGTGCGGCTGGTTTCGAATGTCAACCAGTTTAACGGCAATCCTTCAAAGGTGCCGCCTGTATATTCCGATCCCATTACCCTGCAGGTAACGCCTTATCAGGTCATCATCAATTATCCTTCACTGTGGGTGCCAGGCGACTATCAGGGATGGAGTCCGGCTTCAGCGCCCAAAGTGGCCTCTGTAAAAGCTAATGGAGTATATGAAGGATATGTGTATTTCCCTGCAGGGGGCACCTTCCAGTTTAAATTCACCAGTGCACCCGACTGGAACCATATCAACTACGGCGATGGCGGCAACATGACCCTCGATGCCACGGCCGGCACGGCTTCTGGGAACTTGAGCCCCAGTGGGGCGGCTGGCAATTTACAGGTGCCCGGCACAGGCTATTATCGACTGATCGCCAACACCAACAACCTCACCTGGAGTGCTACCCGCACTGCCTGGTCGGTGATCGGCGATGCCACACCCGGGGGCTGGAGCACCGATACGGATATGACCTTCGACCCGACTACCCAGACCTGGAGCGTGACGGTGAACCTGGTGAGCAGCGGCTCATTTAAATTCCGCGCCAACCATGATTGGACCATCAATTTTGGTTTCGATAATGGACAGTTGACTTATAACGGCAGCAATATTCCTGTGCCCAGCGACGGTAAATACCTGATTACACTGAACCTGAGTGTGGCGGGCAATTACACCTTCAGCATGAAAAAAGTGAATTAA
- a CDS encoding NAD-dependent epimerase/dehydratase family protein → MANIFVSGGTGFIGAYLVKRLIAANHIVHVLSRGSHASDSPQLQFYEGDITSAEAVQKAMQGCERAYHLAGYARAWHRDKQYYFQVNALGTQNIMQAAIAQGVKRVCLVSTAGILPPAVHGIPVNETARLRPELHTTYERSKWMGEQIARSYQQQVELVIVYPTKVYGPGPIDESNSATLMMRDYLSGKWHVIPGNGSGIMDYVYVEDVARGIELVMEKGRAGEAYVLGGEPASYNRFFELLKKLSQVYHPLFHVPVPLIYGITYVEWLKAKLGYKPLLTPEWVRKIPYDWSKSSEKARQELGYRARSLEEGMQLTLHWLKANPVEIFDDK, encoded by the coding sequence ATGGCAAACATATTTGTTAGCGGAGGAACGGGTTTTATCGGGGCCTATCTGGTAAAGCGATTGATCGCGGCCAATCATATAGTGCATGTGTTATCGCGCGGGTCTCACGCCTCTGATTCGCCGCAGTTGCAATTTTATGAAGGCGATATCACTTCAGCTGAGGCAGTACAAAAAGCCATGCAGGGTTGTGAACGTGCTTATCATCTTGCAGGTTATGCAAGAGCCTGGCATCGCGACAAGCAATATTACTTTCAGGTAAATGCCCTGGGCACACAAAACATCATGCAGGCCGCCATTGCACAGGGTGTTAAAAGGGTATGCCTGGTTTCTACGGCCGGCATTTTACCACCAGCTGTGCATGGCATCCCGGTAAATGAAACAGCACGGTTACGTCCCGAACTTCATACCACGTATGAACGCTCCAAATGGATGGGCGAACAAATCGCTCGAAGCTATCAACAGCAGGTAGAACTGGTTATTGTCTATCCCACAAAAGTATATGGCCCGGGCCCTATTGATGAGAGCAATTCCGCTACTTTGATGATGCGCGATTATCTGTCGGGTAAATGGCATGTCATCCCGGGCAATGGCAGTGGAATCATGGATTATGTGTATGTTGAAGATGTAGCGCGGGGTATAGAACTGGTTATGGAAAAGGGGCGTGCCGGAGAGGCATATGTGTTAGGTGGAGAACCAGCCAGCTACAATCGTTTCTTTGAGCTGTTGAAAAAGCTCAGTCAGGTTTATCATCCTTTGTTTCATGTGCCTGTGCCGCTGATTTATGGTATTACGTATGTCGAGTGGTTGAAAGCGAAATTAGGATATAAACCTTTGCTGACACCTGAGTGGGTGCGCAAGATTCCCTATGATTGGAGCAAAAGCAGCGAAAAAGCCCGTCAGGAGCTGGGATACCGTGCACGCAGCCTGGAAGAAGGCATGCAGCTTACGCTACATTGGTTGAAAGCCAATCCTGTTGAAATATTCGATGACAAATAA
- a CDS encoding ThiF family adenylyltransferase, giving the protein MEYAVYALEQTLLLMENWMQQLKSRIRNTQRIQVDADVYEPILYRLTSTEEQRAFEAWLSSHPDVAVLDTLHNQLKELMKIQHPAERLSDQQIEELIEKHLDHIPEVQYGVWVYYPWRHCLIHILDEDEFIQVRTNRNLYKITPEEQRILSTKKIGIIGLSVGQSVALTLAMERTFGELRIADFDRLEITNLNRLRTSLTSLGLRKTVIVAREIKEIDPYLKIVCYPDGVTLNNINQFLLDGGKLDLLVDECDSVDIKIQARVKAKAYGIPVVMETSDRGLIDVERFDIDKALPILHGLVDEEEVKQIAWDKITPEQRMQLVMRIVDGTHLSERMKMSIGQIGKTINTWPQLASSVVAGGAHLASIIRLILLGRIRDSFRLYFDIEDRIQERTMVY; this is encoded by the coding sequence GTGGAATATGCAGTTTATGCATTAGAGCAAACGCTTCTCCTCATGGAAAATTGGATGCAACAATTGAAATCTAGAATCCGCAACACACAACGGATTCAAGTGGATGCTGATGTATATGAACCTATTCTGTATCGGTTAACCAGCACGGAAGAACAACGGGCATTTGAAGCATGGTTATCTTCACATCCAGACGTAGCTGTGCTGGATACATTACACAATCAGCTTAAGGAATTGATGAAAATTCAACACCCTGCAGAACGATTGTCTGATCAACAAATCGAAGAGCTCATTGAAAAACATCTGGATCATATACCAGAAGTCCAATATGGCGTATGGGTATATTATCCATGGAGGCATTGTCTGATTCATATTCTGGATGAAGATGAGTTTATTCAGGTAAGAACAAACAGGAATTTGTATAAAATCACACCCGAGGAACAGCGTATATTGTCTACGAAGAAAATTGGCATTATTGGTTTATCGGTGGGGCAATCTGTGGCGCTCACATTGGCGATGGAGCGGACTTTTGGCGAATTAAGGATTGCAGATTTTGACCGCCTGGAAATCACCAATCTTAATCGACTGCGTACTTCGCTTACCAGTTTAGGTTTGAGAAAAACAGTTATTGTTGCCCGTGAAATTAAAGAGATAGATCCTTATCTTAAAATAGTTTGTTATCCCGATGGTGTAACGTTGAATAATATCAATCAGTTTCTTCTGGATGGTGGCAAGCTGGATTTGTTAGTGGATGAATGTGATAGTGTAGATATAAAGATACAGGCCCGTGTGAAAGCAAAGGCGTATGGCATACCTGTAGTAATGGAAACCAGTGATCGTGGGTTGATTGATGTGGAGCGATTTGATATAGATAAAGCGTTACCTATCTTGCATGGGCTTGTTGATGAGGAAGAGGTGAAACAAATAGCATGGGATAAGATTACACCTGAGCAGCGCATGCAATTGGTGATGCGGATTGTGGATGGCACTCATTTATCTGAGCGTATGAAAATGTCGATTGGACAGATAGGTAAAACAATAAATACATGGCCACAGCTGGCCTCATCAGTAGTAGCTGGAGGGGCACATCTTGCTTCAATTATCAGGTTAATACTTTTAGGACGAATCCGCGATTCATTCAGGTTGTATTTTGATATTGAAGACCGTATACAAGAAAGGACGATGGTTTATTGA